From the Flavobacterium galactosidilyticum genome, one window contains:
- a CDS encoding tyrosine-type recombinase/integrase produces MLKSEGLAYEYLRLPSIKHEKKLPVVLSKAEVWAMLQGAKLLKHKILIGLLYGCGLRCMEARSVRLQDLDFDRKQLKVVQGKGKKDRYVPLSVHLIRGLKKYIEAEKPKEYLFNGQPIERSGGDFDNRYSQRGVQWAVKQVAKAVGIIKEVHVHTLRHSYATHLLEDGMDIMTLKDLLGHQNIETTIEYLQIAQLESQQKFSPLDTLFAQCSPGLK; encoded by the coding sequence TTGCTAAAATCGGAGGGGTTAGCTTATGAATACTTACGTTTACCTTCTATAAAACACGAGAAAAAACTTCCTGTAGTACTCAGTAAAGCTGAAGTTTGGGCGATGCTTCAAGGTGCCAAACTACTGAAACATAAAATCCTGATTGGTTTGCTTTACGGCTGTGGACTTCGTTGTATGGAAGCACGTTCGGTGCGTTTACAAGATTTAGATTTTGATAGAAAACAACTCAAAGTAGTACAAGGTAAGGGAAAGAAAGACCGTTATGTACCCCTTTCGGTTCATTTGATACGAGGATTGAAGAAATATATTGAAGCCGAAAAACCCAAAGAGTATCTTTTTAATGGTCAGCCGATAGAACGATCTGGAGGCGATTTTGACAATCGATACAGCCAGCGCGGCGTACAATGGGCGGTAAAACAAGTCGCCAAAGCCGTTGGGATTATCAAAGAAGTTCATGTACACACACTACGCCATTCCTACGCCACACATTTGCTTGAAGACGGTATGGATATTATGACGCTCAAAGATCTTTTGGGACATCAAAATATAGAAACAACCATAGAATATTTGCAGATTGCTCAATTAGAGAGCCAACAAAAATTTAGTCCGCTTGATACTCTTTTTGCTCAATGCAGCCCAGGTTTGAAGTAG